One part of the Treponema sp. OMZ 787 genome encodes these proteins:
- a CDS encoding Rpn family recombination-promoting nuclease/putative transposase, producing MEKIFKITLRNDYAFKRIFGTEENKDVLQDLLECILDIPTENIAGLELMDKEFHKDSISDKSGVLDVKLRLKNNTIIDIEIQNRWNSEFVRRTIFYWAKMYTENLKTGEVYTKLLKCITINIVGEGFDLNNLIHSEYNVVEKHLNDKLSDELEIHFLNLAKVKEQDKNIEQDEKKKKLYNWLKFIETDDSEVRKMLAQESPVMAKANKTIEVMMQDPKEKWLYENRMKYEHDKASWKYVGYQEGIEAGIQQGLDKGAYEAKLETAKLMKLKNLDLSLIKEISGLSIEEIEKL from the coding sequence ATGGAAAAAATCTTTAAAATTACGCTCCGCAACGACTACGCATTTAAGCGTATATTCGGCACTGAGGAAAACAAAGATGTCTTGCAGGACTTACTGGAATGTATTTTAGATATTCCAACTGAAAATATCGCGGGCTTGGAACTTATGGATAAGGAGTTTCATAAGGATTCAATAAGCGATAAAAGCGGTGTCTTAGACGTAAAACTACGCCTAAAAAACAACACAATTATCGACATCGAAATTCAAAACAGGTGGAACAGTGAATTTGTCCGGCGTACTATATTTTATTGGGCTAAAATGTACACGGAAAACTTAAAAACAGGTGAAGTGTATACAAAACTGCTTAAATGTATTACAATAAACATAGTGGGTGAAGGCTTTGATTTAAACAATCTTATTCACAGCGAGTATAATGTAGTTGAAAAACACTTAAACGATAAGCTTTCCGATGAGCTTGAAATCCACTTTTTAAACCTTGCCAAGGTTAAAGAACAGGATAAAAATATTGAGCAGGATGAAAAGAAAAAGAAACTTTATAATTGGCTGAAATTTATTGAAACCGATGACTCGGAGGTGAGAAAGATGTTGGCACAAGAATCGCCTGTGATGGCAAAAGCAAATAAAACGATAGAAGTCATGATGCAAGACCCAAAAGAAAAATGGCTTTATGAAAACCGAATGAAATACGAACATGACAAAGCTTCGTGGAAGTATGTAGGCTATCAAGAGGGTATAGAAGCAGGAATACAACAAGGTCTTGATAAAGGAGCTTACGAAGCCAAACTTGAAACTGCCAAGCTGATGAAGTTGAAAAATTTGGATTTAAGTTTAATAAAAGAAATATCGGGCCTTTCAATTGAAGAAATCGAAAAACTATAG
- a CDS encoding pectate lyase-like adhesive domain-containing protein, producing the protein MRKKLLLIEVISLVILAGCEQFLRDIEKDFEYWASTVIVTDTVIPSAGTDADGYPCIKSDGDKEILIKIINPKNYRLQFPGDPGAPSDIAVFASGAIGSVHGTDYTLSPNGHGELKLTLKEAFLKKNEHGKADLNPSIKLYSTDGRNFGTHSFKLRVNTPPPKADYKGCGKKDNVYVLVFEVPNMPEYPIEGTDRLHSDVDKVWIQKGHGASFEHPITLNGTTGFNPPESQGALPFCLIKRDGTAALTSGDVEGVSLPAYPSHGSWLLYLKTDTPLKSGKTDYKVRIKDKKGLYSGEVTLSTPGNTIAPVTVNLDTSTGTNTNSSNLSDENTSDAAYLITAKSSQNNVQLTMSTSTTTASLICEVKKVSSDETVFSSTVSNPITVNLPVPTDSYEETYKVIITATDPNLPQTVKTIYYKVRGRTITVKTWKDLKEAVNNTEIDTIKVTTTITAAASGDNSGEIKVNRNSNKTVTIKGSGTIDADDQNRIFLVENGNTLILNNLTLQNGNHNLGGGGGAVRVNDGGNLIINDVIIKDCKAVSGNGGGISSRGHFTMRGNSSITNCNAVRGGAVYIVNGDFSMNDYAMITPSTGIDANTPGRNDVYLSDNKKISMDIPLFQSGIVARITPQTYDAGTQVLAGSGLAAGYEKFIVTDEIASGSTQSWTINELGKLQKIVGGNLSLSPNAKWVVLKDAVESAEDGDVLYIEGEYQMSGSGDTIGGLASCTIKGKNNTVLNIDNQGSAFGINGSSTIRTLENLEIKNGKDDEFVLSADSGGEFHLKNVSVTYTKNIISSNSGDITFENVTALDSGSVIKLGGMDSMYGGGEFFYCYLNLKGNISLGGTIKLTFDSNTDVYRGAIKICDKKAYNLRLDFGNGYNTAEGEAVVFLDPSVAGYTLAQAVANITVKDFGGSSWYIDDEGKLQKRH; encoded by the coding sequence ATGCGTAAAAAGTTATTATTAATTGAAGTAATTTCACTTGTTATTTTGGCAGGCTGTGAACAGTTTTTGAGAGATATCGAAAAAGACTTTGAATATTGGGCATCAACGGTCATCGTTACGGATACCGTGATTCCTTCAGCCGGTACGGACGCTGATGGCTATCCTTGTATTAAAAGCGATGGGGATAAAGAAATATTAATCAAGATTATAAACCCGAAAAATTATAGGTTACAATTTCCCGGAGATCCCGGTGCTCCATCGGATATTGCGGTTTTTGCAAGCGGAGCAATAGGCTCAGTTCACGGCACAGATTACACCCTTAGTCCAAACGGACATGGCGAGCTTAAACTTACTTTAAAAGAAGCTTTTTTAAAGAAAAACGAACATGGTAAAGCAGACTTAAACCCTTCCATTAAACTTTACAGTACAGACGGAAGAAATTTCGGCACTCACTCCTTTAAGCTGAGAGTAAACACCCCGCCGCCCAAGGCTGACTATAAAGGCTGCGGTAAAAAAGACAATGTTTATGTTCTTGTATTTGAAGTACCAAATATGCCGGAGTATCCAATAGAGGGTACGGACCGCCTGCATAGCGATGTTGACAAGGTATGGATACAAAAAGGACACGGAGCGTCCTTTGAACACCCAATTACGCTAAACGGAACTACGGGTTTTAATCCTCCTGAATCTCAGGGTGCACTGCCGTTTTGCCTTATCAAGCGTGATGGTACTGCCGCATTGACATCTGGCGATGTCGAAGGCGTAAGTCTGCCGGCTTATCCTTCTCATGGTTCTTGGCTCTTGTACCTAAAAACCGATACACCTCTAAAATCAGGAAAAACCGATTATAAAGTTAGGATAAAAGACAAAAAAGGCCTTTATTCGGGAGAGGTTACACTATCTACCCCCGGAAACACCATAGCCCCCGTTACGGTAAATCTTGATACAAGCACAGGAACGAACACAAATAGCTCGAATTTAAGTGACGAAAATACTTCTGATGCTGCATATTTGATAACGGCCAAAAGCAGTCAAAATAATGTACAACTTACAATGTCGACAAGTACAACAACAGCCTCGCTAATATGTGAAGTCAAAAAAGTAAGTTCCGACGAAACCGTATTTTCTAGTACCGTTAGTAACCCTATAACCGTCAACCTTCCTGTTCCTACGGATTCATATGAAGAGACCTACAAGGTTATAATAACCGCAACAGACCCCAATTTACCCCAAACTGTAAAAACGATTTATTATAAGGTGCGCGGCAGGACAATTACGGTTAAAACATGGAAAGACCTAAAAGAGGCCGTAAATAACACCGAGATAGACACAATAAAAGTTACTACCACAATAACGGCTGCTGCAAGCGGTGATAACAGCGGAGAAATTAAAGTAAATAGAAATTCAAACAAAACCGTAACCATAAAGGGAAGCGGAACGATCGATGCCGACGATCAAAACCGCATTTTTTTGGTAGAAAACGGTAACACACTGATACTCAATAATCTTACACTTCAAAACGGAAACCATAACTTGGGAGGAGGCGGAGGTGCAGTGCGTGTAAACGATGGAGGAAATCTCATTATTAACGATGTAATTATTAAAGACTGTAAGGCCGTATCCGGAAATGGAGGCGGTATTTCAAGCAGAGGTCATTTCACTATGAGAGGAAACTCCTCAATAACAAATTGCAATGCCGTAAGAGGAGGGGCCGTGTATATCGTAAACGGAGATTTTAGTATGAATGATTACGCAATGATTACCCCGTCTACGGGTATTGATGCAAACACACCGGGGAGAAACGATGTCTATCTTAGCGACAATAAAAAAATCAGTATGGACATCCCGCTTTTTCAAAGCGGCATAGTTGCCCGAATAACGCCGCAGACTTATGACGCCGGCACACAGGTTTTGGCCGGATCGGGGTTAGCGGCAGGATATGAGAAATTTATTGTAACAGATGAGATTGCAAGCGGCAGCACTCAAAGCTGGACGATAAATGAGCTCGGTAAGCTTCAAAAAATCGTAGGAGGAAACTTATCTCTCAGTCCTAACGCTAAGTGGGTTGTCTTAAAAGATGCAGTGGAGAGTGCAGAAGACGGTGATGTTCTTTACATTGAAGGGGAATATCAAATGTCCGGTTCAGGTGATACCATAGGAGGTCTTGCGTCCTGTACCATAAAGGGAAAAAATAATACCGTATTGAATATCGATAACCAAGGTTCGGCTTTTGGGATTAACGGAAGTTCCACAATCCGTACCCTTGAAAACCTTGAAATAAAAAACGGTAAGGATGATGAATTTGTCTTATCGGCCGACTCCGGCGGTGAGTTTCACTTAAAAAATGTAAGTGTAACCTATACCAAAAATATAATATCCTCAAATTCGGGCGATATTACCTTTGAAAACGTAACAGCCTTGGACTCAGGTTCCGTAATAAAACTTGGAGGAATGGATTCCATGTATGGTGGCGGTGAGTTTTTTTACTGTTATTTGAACCTAAAAGGTAATATAAGTCTGGGCGGAACAATTAAACTAACATTCGACAGTAATACTGATGTATACCGAGGAGCCATTAAAATATGCGATAAAAAAGCATATAACCTGCGCCTCGATTTCGGCAACGGTTATAATACCGCCGAAGGTGAAGCAGTCGTCTTCTTAGACCCTTCTGTTGCAGGCTATACATTGGCCCAAGCGGTAGCAAACATAACCGTAAAAGATTTCGGAGGCAGTAGCTGGTATATCGATGATGAAGGCAAACTGCAGAAAAGGCATTAA
- a CDS encoding fibronectin type III domain-containing protein: protein MADKKFLSKKYLFLFLILLFSLGLFGQEDKLKNEADKSVNTEVKKNYIIETEGKKTVFYQKLSWESVEGIMHFEFELEKKEKNGKWLIVNKKKLKKNSIEVSLPHGNYRYRIKVINLLGQVDAVSADRYFDILAAYQPETSSVSPDAIYFDEEYTNIISLTGKNFKEETAFTLQKEGSSPIEGKIVELSPDGTKAKISFNMLRISPGQYQVVVTDPSGLKDSKQTLVFRFQKPIDIYLSGGYAFTGFAGNQLFKQYLKKDFAALSGILRASFVPIKRSYGHFGFNITGSGMYLNNKEDVYTLSAGFILTGIQAVYVKPIIRRLLNFDAHVGLGAAFMVNTKFVFPELKSPSYWYWGPAINFGTALQVYAYKKLYFELNVDHIIPIRTGFPKYIIQPSLSVGWEF, encoded by the coding sequence ATGGCAGATAAAAAATTTTTAAGTAAAAAGTATTTGTTCTTATTTTTAATACTTTTGTTTTCTTTAGGGCTTTTTGGTCAAGAAGATAAACTTAAAAATGAAGCTGATAAATCGGTAAATACAGAAGTAAAGAAAAATTATATTATTGAAACTGAAGGAAAAAAGACCGTCTTTTATCAAAAACTTTCTTGGGAAAGCGTAGAAGGAATTATGCACTTTGAGTTTGAGCTTGAAAAAAAAGAAAAAAACGGGAAGTGGCTCATTGTAAACAAAAAGAAACTAAAGAAAAATTCGATAGAAGTTTCTTTGCCTCACGGTAATTACCGATACAGGATAAAGGTCATAAATCTTTTGGGTCAGGTTGATGCCGTAAGTGCAGACAGATACTTTGATATTCTTGCAGCTTATCAGCCTGAAACTTCTTCCGTGTCGCCGGATGCAATATATTTTGATGAAGAATACACCAATATTATAAGCTTGACCGGTAAGAATTTTAAGGAAGAAACGGCATTTACTCTCCAAAAAGAAGGTTCATCTCCTATTGAGGGAAAAATTGTAGAGCTAAGCCCTGACGGAACCAAGGCTAAGATAAGTTTTAATATGTTGAGAATAAGTCCCGGGCAATATCAGGTAGTTGTTACCGATCCGAGCGGATTAAAAGATTCAAAACAAACACTTGTGTTTAGATTTCAAAAACCTATCGATATATATCTTTCAGGCGGTTATGCATTTACCGGTTTTGCCGGGAATCAATTATTTAAACAATATTTAAAAAAAGACTTTGCCGCCCTAAGCGGCATATTAAGGGCGAGCTTTGTGCCTATAAAGCGTTCATACGGACATTTCGGTTTTAATATTACCGGCTCAGGAATGTATTTAAACAATAAGGAGGATGTATATACCTTGTCGGCCGGATTTATTTTGACCGGAATTCAGGCTGTTTATGTTAAGCCTATAATAAGACGCCTTCTTAATTTTGATGCTCATGTAGGCCTTGGGGCCGCATTTATGGTAAACACGAAATTTGTTTTCCCTGAGCTTAAAAGTCCGTCATATTGGTACTGGGGACCGGCTATAAATTTTGGAACAGCACTACAGGTTTATGCTTATAAAAAATTATATTTCGAATTAAATGTCGATCATATTATTCCTATTAGAACAGGTTTTCCCAAATATATAATACAGCCGTCGCTTTCAGTGGGTTGGGAATTTTAA
- a CDS encoding FecR domain-containing protein, whose amino-acid sequence MKTKRNTTFKPKTNNKLLDLAVVAVSLLVIFFDLFLFVQELNRTFERLDTPIAIVNYKYKTVQRKFSDRAVWDRPVQNSYLYDGDTIRTANEASATIHFLGDEETSNVVEVDSNTMVQIFGKNKESEVNLNSGSVSAKTANNNLRLKSDNADISIEKGSVLHVQKEGEAGLQLAVEEGSVSFTGDKAGEKEVLEAGSVLQQGKKTKFVMISPGKNTRLLNQSRDNVGLDIKFKWQSSFANNEDVFLETSPLSNFSVDVKKYEVKGLKEFSVKHDSGVLYWRLYSGKDGVQSEDTLSGKLTVIKAPAPAGLLPEAEKTFAYNTNPPHIRFLWEGNELSSFYTVEIADNKEMKNPVITKNSGTESFTLAELTEGKWYWRVVPKYGFDSSFKAQASDVSVFYIKKTEEGEKPELIHLKKIMDTSKGKGLTFSWKPNFDASKYRVKIARDKAMTDILLENIVITSYLELKEASHLLPNGEYFMTVASLDAKDNEIGISDVASFKTMDSEIILRSVFPPDEYNLLDALTGDTFFTWKSNFDADQVVQVSNTKDFKKLKVNKLVNGLGTDGINLPEGEWYWRVYSELDGKQYMSDVKKLNIVPLLDKPDLDDIRKNVVIVPKHKSKFTWKPVEEADYYQVKLTDRTSDSVPLYEDLFALNTEIEIDMGKFKDGEYILNIQAFANAGLNSSRRFGLSQAHTFTAKHLQPVQLIKPAPAEKIDGIEAALSPSQAEWSSAHPPLGVEFILEKVGTAAPVFKLKDVGYKVQLPPLTAGRYRWKVRAETEDGFDISAKEYSAFTVLPIPPLPKAQFIFPGDKEVLGIPFFSSNRSIAFKWKHIDKATHYILKIYNEKNRTVVKTEIPAKQGKDLVYEFKDIQRLSRGAFFVEVIAERRLDSGLTFQTGNVSTKRFDIDLPKKDNVETDETGVMYGR is encoded by the coding sequence ATGAAGACGAAAAGAAATACAACATTCAAGCCCAAAACAAACAATAAGCTCTTAGACCTCGCTGTTGTTGCGGTCTCTCTTCTTGTTATATTTTTTGATTTGTTTTTATTTGTACAGGAGCTGAACAGAACATTTGAGCGTCTGGATACGCCTATAGCAATAGTTAATTACAAATATAAAACCGTTCAGAGAAAATTCAGCGACAGGGCAGTATGGGACCGTCCCGTTCAAAATTCTTATCTTTATGACGGGGATACTATAAGAACGGCTAATGAGGCCTCTGCAACCATTCATTTTTTGGGGGATGAAGAAACAAGCAATGTAGTCGAGGTAGACTCGAATACGATGGTGCAGATTTTCGGCAAAAACAAAGAGTCCGAGGTGAATCTAAATTCCGGTTCCGTATCGGCAAAAACCGCCAACAATAATTTACGCTTAAAATCGGATAATGCGGATATAAGTATCGAAAAAGGCTCCGTCTTGCATGTTCAAAAAGAAGGAGAAGCCGGTCTTCAGCTGGCTGTAGAAGAAGGCTCCGTTTCGTTTACCGGCGATAAGGCCGGTGAAAAAGAAGTCTTGGAAGCCGGCTCCGTTTTGCAGCAGGGAAAAAAGACAAAATTCGTGATGATAAGTCCGGGCAAAAATACCAGACTCTTAAATCAGTCAAGGGATAATGTAGGGCTTGATATTAAATTTAAGTGGCAATCTTCCTTTGCAAATAATGAAGACGTTTTTCTTGAAACCTCTCCTTTAAGCAATTTCAGTGTCGATGTAAAAAAATATGAGGTTAAGGGATTAAAGGAGTTTTCTGTTAAACATGATTCAGGTGTTCTTTATTGGCGTTTATATTCCGGCAAGGACGGAGTTCAAAGTGAAGATACCTTATCGGGAAAGCTGACTGTCATCAAGGCCCCGGCTCCTGCAGGCCTTTTACCTGAAGCGGAAAAGACATTTGCCTATAATACTAATCCGCCGCATATAAGATTTTTATGGGAGGGAAACGAGCTTTCTTCATTCTACACGGTTGAGATTGCAGATAATAAAGAAATGAAAAATCCCGTAATCACCAAAAATTCCGGTACAGAATCTTTTACCCTGGCCGAGTTGACGGAAGGAAAATGGTATTGGCGTGTAGTTCCAAAATACGGATTTGATTCTTCCTTCAAGGCACAGGCTTCCGATGTTTCTGTTTTTTATATCAAAAAGACCGAAGAAGGGGAAAAGCCTGAGCTGATTCATCTTAAAAAAATTATGGATACCTCAAAGGGTAAGGGGCTTACATTTTCTTGGAAGCCTAATTTTGATGCCTCAAAATACAGGGTAAAGATAGCCCGAGATAAGGCGATGACCGATATTCTTTTGGAAAACATTGTTATAACAAGCTATTTGGAATTAAAGGAAGCTTCGCATCTTTTACCTAACGGCGAGTATTTTATGACGGTTGCCTCTCTTGATGCTAAGGATAACGAAATAGGCATCAGCGATGTAGCTTCATTTAAGACAATGGATTCGGAGATTATTTTGCGTTCGGTTTTTCCGCCCGATGAGTATAACTTACTTGATGCATTAACGGGAGATACATTTTTTACATGGAAGAGTAACTTTGATGCGGATCAGGTTGTGCAAGTTTCAAATACTAAGGATTTTAAAAAACTTAAGGTAAACAAACTTGTCAATGGACTTGGTACTGACGGAATTAACCTACCCGAAGGCGAATGGTATTGGCGCGTTTACAGCGAATTGGACGGTAAGCAGTACATGTCGGATGTAAAAAAACTGAACATTGTACCTCTTCTCGATAAGCCTGATTTGGACGATATAAGAAAAAATGTTGTTATCGTTCCAAAGCATAAAAGCAAATTTACCTGGAAGCCGGTAGAAGAAGCAGATTATTATCAGGTAAAACTTACCGACAGGACTTCTGATTCCGTTCCCTTATATGAAGATCTTTTTGCTTTAAATACCGAGATTGAAATAGATATGGGTAAATTTAAGGACGGAGAATATATATTGAACATACAGGCCTTTGCAAATGCAGGTTTAAATTCCAGCCGAAGATTCGGCTTATCTCAAGCTCATACATTTACGGCAAAACACCTACAGCCTGTTCAGCTTATAAAACCGGCTCCGGCTGAAAAGATTGACGGCATAGAAGCCGCTCTTAGTCCTTCGCAGGCAGAGTGGTCTTCGGCTCATCCTCCTTTAGGGGTAGAATTTATCTTGGAAAAGGTAGGCACTGCCGCACCTGTTTTTAAATTAAAAGATGTCGGCTATAAGGTTCAGCTGCCTCCTTTAACGGCGGGAAGATACCGCTGGAAGGTAAGGGCCGAAACCGAAGACGGCTTCGATATTTCAGCAAAGGAATATTCAGCCTTTACTGTTTTGCCTATTCCTCCGTTACCCAAAGCTCAATTTATATTCCCTGGGGATAAAGAAGTCTTGGGCATTCCGTTCTTTTCATCAAACAGAAGCATAGCTTTTAAATGGAAACATATTGATAAGGCGACACATTATATTTTAAAAATATACAACGAAAAAAACAGAACGGTTGTAAAAACCGAAATTCCTGCCAAACAAGGAAAAGATCTTGTTTATGAATTTAAGGACATTCAGCGTTTGTCCCGCGGGGCTTTTTTCGTTGAAGTTATTGCAGAAAGAAGACTGGATAGCGGTTTGACTTTTCAAACCGGTAATGTTTCAACAAAAAGGTTCGACATAGATTTGCCCAAAAAAGATAATGTAGAAACCGATGAAACGGGAGTTATGTATGGCAGATAA
- a CDS encoding adenylate/guanylate cyclase domain-containing protein encodes MLKNESSSEKVKFSIGAKLITIISILVIFSLGTITGLVSWFVGEDIQTMSEESNRTVNFQAGAAAEKELFSIKANAFLFLDVLNSTETGSGIAKQTANFYFERNPQIAAIAVTDARMDKRLYRKLISTNFFLSRELEPSVIDEFIEKEMDTAVQAEKGVSQVINASPFFGEPILVLFYPYKERGLDQGLIVFFSAETLSEHIGTGKLQTTYLVNNLGDILIHPDFELTKNGINVRDSTLFIEMREKGDMNRQILFTDKEGKKQFGAYKKLSIADLAVLTTAEADKVLEPVVRSTFKNVTLSVAVLALAILFIWFFSKSISSPVKVLAAAAGEIEQGNYELDLTAKTKDEIGLLTKSFVRMGKGLAERERLKDSFGRFINKEIAELAMKGELALGGETKETTIFFSDIRSFTAISEKLEPNEIVEFLNEYMTQMVECVNDTHGVVDKFIGDAVMAVWGAPTSAGSPREDALNCIRAALRMRAALIIFNQGRGGDKKPIIRIGCGINSGPVVAGQIGSKKRMEYTVIGDAVNLASRTESLNKPLGTDILITENTYNLVKDKVTVEEMPSVTVKGKSAPLRMFAVINMPEETGIPGAGEKGPKTLSQLREKLGIPTPDFNKVDVNEDEKKYNIQAQNKQ; translated from the coding sequence ATGTTGAAAAACGAAAGCTCAAGCGAAAAGGTAAAATTCTCAATCGGTGCTAAACTGATAACCATTATTTCGATTTTGGTTATATTTTCCCTTGGAACCATAACGGGACTCGTGTCTTGGTTTGTAGGCGAGGATATTCAAACCATGTCCGAAGAAAGCAATAGAACAGTTAATTTTCAGGCCGGAGCAGCGGCAGAAAAAGAGCTTTTTTCGATAAAGGCAAATGCTTTCTTGTTTTTGGATGTTCTTAACTCGACTGAAACAGGTTCAGGCATAGCAAAGCAGACTGCAAATTTTTATTTTGAACGGAATCCTCAGATTGCGGCAATTGCAGTTACCGATGCAAGAATGGATAAGCGGCTTTACAGAAAACTTATCAGTACCAATTTTTTCCTTTCACGCGAGCTTGAACCTTCCGTAATAGACGAATTTATCGAAAAAGAAATGGATACGGCTGTTCAAGCGGAAAAGGGCGTAAGTCAGGTGATAAACGCCTCTCCTTTTTTCGGTGAACCTATTCTTGTTCTTTTTTATCCGTACAAAGAACGCGGGTTGGATCAGGGCTTAATCGTTTTCTTTTCTGCTGAAACCTTGTCCGAACACATAGGTACGGGAAAACTCCAAACTACCTATCTTGTAAACAACTTGGGCGATATTTTAATTCATCCCGACTTTGAGCTTACAAAAAATGGAATCAATGTTCGGGATTCGACACTTTTTATAGAAATGCGCGAAAAAGGGGATATGAACAGACAAATCCTTTTTACTGACAAAGAAGGAAAAAAACAGTTCGGAGCCTACAAAAAACTTTCGATAGCCGATCTTGCTGTTTTGACTACTGCAGAGGCCGATAAGGTTTTGGAACCCGTAGTCAGATCAACATTTAAGAATGTTACCTTGAGCGTCGCAGTTTTGGCCCTTGCAATCCTTTTTATCTGGTTTTTCTCAAAATCGATCAGCTCGCCGGTTAAGGTGCTTGCCGCCGCTGCGGGCGAAATCGAGCAGGGCAATTACGAGCTTGACCTAACTGCAAAAACAAAGGATGAAATCGGCCTTTTAACCAAGAGCTTTGTCAGAATGGGCAAGGGCTTGGCTGAAAGAGAAAGACTTAAAGATTCTTTCGGCCGCTTTATCAATAAAGAAATTGCAGAGCTTGCCATGAAGGGCGAACTTGCACTGGGCGGCGAAACAAAGGAAACGACCATATTCTTCTCAGACATCCGATCCTTTACGGCTATTTCGGAAAAACTTGAACCGAATGAGATTGTAGAGTTCTTAAACGAGTACATGACGCAGATGGTAGAATGTGTAAACGATACCCACGGTGTTGTAGATAAATTTATAGGCGATGCCGTTATGGCCGTCTGGGGTGCTCCTACAAGTGCAGGAAGTCCGAGGGAGGATGCACTTAACTGTATCAGGGCAGCTTTGAGAATGCGTGCTGCCCTGATTATCTTCAATCAAGGAAGGGGCGGAGACAAAAAGCCGATTATCCGTATAGGCTGCGGTATTAACTCAGGCCCTGTTGTTGCCGGCCAGATAGGTTCAAAAAAGAGGATGGAGTATACGGTAATAGGCGATGCCGTAAACCTTGCCTCAAGAACGGAATCGTTAAATAAGCCCTTAGGCACGGATATTCTTATTACCGAAAACACCTACAATTTGGTAAAAGATAAGGTTACGGTTGAAGAAATGCCGTCGGTTACGGTTAAAGGAAAGTCCGCTCCTTTAAGAATGTTTGCTGTTATAAATATGCCTGAAGAAACAGGCATTCCCGGTGCCGGAGAAAAAGGACCTAAAACTCTTTCTCAACTCAGAGAAAAATTAGGAATACCTACTCCCGATTTTAATAAGGTAGATGTAAATGAAGACGAAAAGAAATACAACATTCAAGCCCAAAACAAACAATAA